A stretch of DNA from Lawsonibacter asaccharolyticus:
CTGGACCTCCTTTCTCAGAGGTCCAGGCGTATCTTTTTGGTTCAGTCCAGCTCCTTTGCCAGACGGTCCCGCAGCTGGAGCAGGGAGTCGAAGCGCCCCCAGAGGAGGGGCTCCAGCTCAGGAGTGGGGGGCAGCAGGTCGGGGACCATGGCCACCCGCATCCCCGCCCGGGAGGCGGAGAGGATGCCGTTTCGGGAGTCCTCCACCGCCACAGTGCGCTCCGGGGTGGTCCCCAGGGCCCTGCAGGCCATAAGGTAGATCTCCGGGTCAGGCTTGCTGTGCGCCACCTGATCCCCGGTGATGATGGCGGAAAAACAGGGACCCAGGCCGGTCATCTCCATCCGCCGCTCTGTCCGGGGGCGGCCGGTGGAGGTGGCCAGGGCGGTGGGGACGCCCCGGCTCCGCAGCAGCTCCAGCACCTCCCCCACGCCGGGCTTCATAGGGACGCCCTCCGTCTCCATCCGGGCCTGGGAGCGGGCGGAACAGGCCGCCATAAATGCGTCCTTGGGAAACTCCGCCCCAAAGAGATCTTCCATTTTCTGAAAAATGTCGGCACGGTTCTGGCCCACGAACTCCAGATAGGCTTCTCCCACCTGGGGCCAGCCCATTTCCCGGCTGACGGCCAGCCAGGTCTGCTGGGTGAGACGCTCGGTGTCGAACAGCACCCCGTCTACATCAAAGACGACGCCTTCTATCTTCAAGCCGGTCATACCTTCCCAATGTCCGTGCGGAAGTGCATGTCCTGGAAGGAGATGGGTTTGCAGGCGGCGTAGGCTTTTTTGATGGCTTCCTCCAGGTCTCCGCCCACGGCAGTCACTCCCAGCACCCGGCCGCCGGCGGTGAGGACGGTCCCGTCCTCACCCAGCTTGGTGCCGGCGTGGAACACCGTGGCCAGCTTTCCGGCTGCCTCCAGACCGGAGATGGGGTAGCCGCTCTGGTACTTCACCGGGTAGCCGCCTGAGGCCAGCACGATGCAGCAGGAGGCGCCGGGCTTCCAGCGGATGTCCATCTGGTCCAGGGTGCCGTCCACACAGGCTTGGAAAATGTCCATCAGGTCGGTGTCCAGCATGGACAAGAGGGGCTGGGTCTCCGGGTCGCCGAAGCGGGCGTTGTACTCCACCACCTTCGGGCCGTCCTGAGTGAGCATCAGGCCGAAGTAGATGACTCCCTTGAAGGGCCTGCCCTCCGCCTTCATGGCGGCCACTGTGGGCAGGAAGATCTCCTTCATGCAGCGCTCGGCGATCTCCGGGGTGTACTTGGGGGAGGGGCAGAAGGCGCCCATGCCGCCGGTGTTGGGGCCCTGATTGCCGTCGTAGGCCCGCTTGTGGTCCTGGCTGGACAGCATGGGGACCAGGTGCTCCCCGTCGCAGAAGGCCAGCACAGTCACCTCGGGACCCACCATGCACTCCTCGATGACCACGGTGGAGCCGGAGGCACCGAATTTGTGGTCCTGCATCATGGAACGCACGGCCTCCTCGGCCTCCTCCACAGTGGCGGCCACCACCACGCCCTTGCCCAGGGCAAGGCCGTCCGCCTTCACCACGATGGGGGCCCCCTGCGCCCGGACATAGGCCAGGGCTCCATCCATATCGGTGAAAGTTTCGTATTTGGCGGTGGGGATGTGGTACTTCTTCATCAGCTCTTTGGAGAAAGCCTTGCTGGCCTCAATGACAGCGGCGTTGGCCCGGGGGCCGAAGGCGGGGATCCCCGCCGCCTCCAGGGCGTCCACCATGCCCAGGGCCAGGGGGTCGTCCGGGGCCACCATGACGAAGTCCATCGCGTGCTCCTTGGCCCAGGCCACCATGGCCTCCACGTCCGTGGCCTTGATGGGCACGCACTGGGCCACCTGGGCGATGCCCCCGTTGCCAGGGGCGCAGTACAGCTCGGTCACCTTGGGACTCTGAGCCAGCTTCCAGCAGATGGCGTGCTCACGGCCGCCTCCGCCGACGACTAATGCCTTCATAAAAACACGACCTTTCAGCAAGTTAGGAATTAGAAGTTAGGAATTGTTCCGTCACGGACAGACTTTGTGATGGAGGAGAGCAGTTTTCTCAATTCTTCGCAGTCCGAATGGAGAGAGTCATATTCAGTGCGGGAAATGTAGTCGCAGGAATAGAGCAGTTCCAGCCAGTAGAGAGTCTCCGCACATTCCTTCAAGGCAATGTACAGTTTATTTAAGAAGTCCTTCCGGCTGCTTCCGTACTGAGCCTCTGCGATATTAGCGCCAATGCTGGTGCCGCTGCGCAGCATCTGCTTGGAGAGGACATATTCCTTCTTCTCCTCCGATAAATATCGGTAAGCAAAGACAATGCGCTTGGCAAAAGCAAGGCTTTTGGGCATCAGGATACGTTCGCTGCTCATAAATTCCTAACTCCTCATTCCTAATTGAATTAGTGATGGAACAGCCGAATCCCGGTAAACGCCATGACCATGCCGTACTTGTTGGCGGTGGCGATGACCTGATCGTCCCGGATGGAGCCGCCGGGCTGGGCGATGTACTGCACGCCGGACTTCTGGGCCCGCTCTACGTTGTCCCCAAAGGGGAAGAAGGCATCGGAGCCCACAGTGACCCCGGACATCTGGGCGATCCAGGCGGCCTTCTCCTCGGCGGTGAGCACCTCGGGCTTCACCTGGAAGGTGTTCTGCCATACGCCCTCGGCCAGCACGTCCTCGTACTCGTCGGAGATATACAGGTCGATGGCGTTGTCCCGGTCGGGGCGGCGGATGTTGTCCACGAACTGGAGGCCCAGGACCTTGGGATGCTGGCGCAGCCACCAGATGTCCGCCTTGCTGCCCGCCAGTCGGGTGCAGTGGATGCGGCTCTGCTGGCCGGCGCCCACGCCGATAGTCATGCCGTCCTTCACATAGCACACGGAGTTGGACTGGGTGTACTTCAGGGTGATGAGGGAGAGGAGCATGTCGTGCTTGGCCTGCTGGGGCAGGTCTTTGTTCTCGGTGACGATGTTCTGGAGCATCTCCTCGCTGATATCCAGGCTGTTGTATCCCTGTTCGAAGGTGATGCCGAAGATATTGCGGCGCTCGATGGGGGCGGGCTCATAATTGGGGTCGATCTCAACCACATTATAGCCTCCCTTGCGCTTGGCTTTCAAGATATCCAGGGCCTCGTCGGTATAGCCCGGGGCGATGACGCCGTCGGATACCTCAGCGGCCAGGAAGCGGGCGGTATCCCCGTCGCACACATCGGACAGGGCGGCCCAGTCTCCGAAGGAGCACAGCCGGTCGGCCCCCCGGGCCCGGATATAGGCGCAGGCGATGGGGGACAGCTCTCCCTCCGGGGCAAAGTAGATGCGCCGTTCTACATCGCTGAGGGGCAGGCCCAAGGCGGCCCCGGCGGGGGAGACGTGCTTGAAGGAGGCGGCGGCGGGCAGGCCGGTGGCCTTTTTGAGGGCCTTCACCAGCTGCCAGGAGTTCAGGGCGTCCATGAAGTTGATATACCCCGGACGGCCGTTGAGCACCTTCAGGGGCAGATCGCCCTCCTCCATGAAGATGCGGGCGGGCTTCTGGTTGGGGTTACATCCGTATTTCAGTTCCAGTTCTGTCATGATCTGCACCTCTTTTTCTCAGTTTGGGACTTTGGAGGCGGCGTGGGCCTGCTCTCCGTGCTTGTTGAGGATGACGGTCTCACGCTCCCCGGTGGCCAGGTGGATATACTGCACAAACAGGGACACCTTGTTGTCCTCATTCAGGCTGGCCCACACCTGACTGGCCAGGGTCTCAGCGTCAGGGGCGGAGACAGACACCCGGCGGGGCTCCCCCTCAAAGGAAGGGAGAGGTTCGGCATTCTCCTGGTAGGTGTGGATGAAGCGGCCCTCCCCAGCCAGGGGGGCGTCGTACTCATAGAAGTAGCGGTGGCTGCAGGCGGGGTCACCGTCGGCGGATTTCAGGATGGACAGGCAGAAGGAGCCGTCCTGGTCCACCACGCCGGAGATGCGGGGGGTATAGTTGGGGCCGTCGGGCTCATAGCACCGGGTGCGCAGGGCGTCGATGTAGCTCTTGCCCGCCAGCAGGCTGTCCCGGATGGTGTCGGTCTGGTCTCCGTTGGTGACCACCGTCACCTCCCCCACCCGGCGCACCGGGTGGTAGATGATAAGGGAGGGGTCCACCATCTTGCTCTCGTCATAGGCCCGGGTGCGGATACCGTCCCCGGTGGCCTCAAAGACGCGGTTACGGCTGTTCCCGCTGCGGCCCATGATGAAGTAGATGATGACCGCCTTCTGGCCATCGGCGGAGCGGCCCAGGACGATGCCACGGCCGGGGTAGGGGTGAGCTTGCAGGAGTTCATTTATATCAAGAATTTTCATGGGGATCCTCCTTGTTGTCCTCATTTGTGGATGATGGGGGAGACTTGTGATACCATGTGAGATAGCGGGACCCCAGGTGGATGAGCAGGGGGACCGCTCCTGCCAGCGTGAACAGCAGGCCAAAAAGACTGTAGAAATCACTGTAATCCAGGCTGCTGACGAGCAGAAGCAGGGCTCCGCCCAGAAGCAGAAAGCCGGAGGCGAGAATGGTCTTGGCGGACATGAGATGCTCCTTTCTTTCTCATACAGCGGCAAAAAGGGCGCACCGCGTTTCGGAAAACGGGTGCGCCCAGACGGTCGGCATGGTCCACAACGATGCTCCCTGTGGTCCATTCCACTTCCGTCAGTTACACCGCGTGTTTGATCTTTGTGTGGAGGCGTATTACAGGCAGTCCAGGATGCGGACCGCCCGGCCCTCCACCTTCAGCCGGTCCTGGCAGAAGAGGGAGACGGCCTGAGGCAGCAGCTTCCACTCGCACTGCTCCATGATGCGCCGCTGGAGGACCTCCGGCGTGTCGCCGGGCAGCACCTCAGCTGCCTTTTGCAGGATGATGGGGCCGGCGTCACACTCCTCCGTGACAAAGTGGACGGTGGCACCGGAGATCTTTACCCCGTATTCCAGAGCCTTCTCGTGGACGTGGAGGCCATAGCAGCCCACTCCGCAGAAGGAAGGGATGAGGGAGGGGTGGATATTGATGACGGCGTTGGGGTAGGCCTGGAACAGCTCCTCCGTGAGGATGGTCATAAAGCCGGCCATGACCACCAGATCGGCCCCCACCGTCTCCCGCAGCAGGCGGGTCAGGGCGGCAGTGTAGCCGCGGCTGTCGGAGAAGTCCCGCCGGGGGAGCACATAGCCGGGGATGCCGGCGTTCTTGGCACGCTCCAGGGCGAAGGCGTCCGGAGTGGAGGAGATGACGGCGGAGATCCGGCCATTCACCAGCTCTCCCCGCCCCTGGGCGTCGATCAGGGCCTGCAGATTGGTCCCGCCGCCGGAGACCAGGACGGCGATACGTTTGGACATAGCGAACCTCCGAGTGAGTTAGGAATTAGAAAGTTAGGGATTAAGAATTTGGAATGGATGGAGTGCGCCTGGGGCGCACGGTTTGAAATCGGTCCGGCGGAGCCGGAGACACAATTCCCAACTCCTCATTTCTCATTCCTAATGTGATCAGACCAGCTCCACGCCGGCCTCGCCGGGGATGACGCGGCCGATTTGATAGGCGGTCTCACCGGCCCCCTTCAGAACGGACAGAGCCTGCTCGGCCTGCTCTGCGGGCAGGGCCAGGATCATGCCGATGCCCATATTGTAGGTGTTGTACATGTCCCGCTCCGGGATGTCCCCGGTCTTCTGGATCAGATCGAAGATGGGCAGGCGGGGGAAGGTGCTCAGGTCGATCTGGGCGGTGAGCCCCTGGGTCATCATCCGGGGCACATTCTCATAGAAACCGCCGCCGGTGATGTGACTGACGGCATGGATGTCCACCCCGGCCCTCAGCAGGGCCTTCACCGATCTTACATAGATGCGGGTGGGGGCCAGCAGGGCCTCGCCCAGGCTCTTGCCGCCCAGATCCTCACGGGGCGTCTTCAGGTCGGCGTGCTCCACGTCAAACACCTTCCGCACAAGGGAGAAGCCGTTGGAGTGGACCCCAGAGGAGGCCAGGCCGATGAGCACATCCGCCTCGCTCAGGCGTCTGCCGTCAATGATCTTTTCCTCGTCTACCAGCCCGACGGAGAAGCCGGCCAGGTCGTACTCCTCCTCGGGGTAGAAGCCGGGCATCTCTGCGGTCTCGCCACCCACCAGGGCACACTCCGCCTGGCGGCAGCCCTCGGTGATGCCGGAGACGATGTCCGCGATGCGCTCGGGGTAGTTCTTGCCGCAGGCGATGTAGTCCAGGAAGAAGAGGGGGGCAGCGCCGCCGCAGATGATATCGTTGACACACATGGCCACGCAGTCGATGCCCACGGTGTCATGCTTATCCATCAGGAAGGCCAGCTTCAGCTTGGTACCCACGCCATCGGTGCCGGACACCAGCACCGGCTTCTTCATGCCGGTCAGATCAGGGGCAAACATGCCGCCGAAGCCGCCCAGGGTGCCCATCACCCCGGGGATATAGGTGGACTCCACCATGGGCTTGATGCGCTCCACCGCCTCATATCCGGCGGTGACGTCCACCCCGGCGGCGGCGTAGGACTCCGAATGGGAGTTTTTCATCTTAAAAACCTCCAAATCACTGTGTTAAAGCCTCGCAGACTTTCCGCCGAAAGCGGAAAGGACAACAAAGAGTCCGCAGGCGAATCCATTTCGCCGCAGGACATCATGACCCCTGGCCGTGGCGGCCAGGGCCGCCTTTCCTGTGGAAAGGCGAGGGGATATCGACGAGGAAGCGACGTTGCGTCCAGGGGGGACATCGCCCCCCTGGAGGGGCCTTATTCCCTGCCGTTCCAGCAGTAGGTGCAAACCTTGTCCCGGTCCAGGCCGATGGACTCCAGCAGTCCCTCCAGGGACTGGTAGCCCAGGGAGTCGAAGCCCAGCTTCTCGCAGATGGCCTTCAGCATGCACTGGCCCCGCTCAGTATGTACGTCGGCGTACTCCTCCAGATGCTGCTGCCCCTCATCTCCCTCCAGCTCCTGGATGGTGCGGCGGGCCAGCAGGTCCATGTCGGAGTTGCCCCGGGAGAAGTTCAGATACTTGCAGCTGTGCATGATGGGGGGGCAGGCGGAGCGCATATGGACCTCCTCCGCGCCGGACTCATAGAGGAATTCCACGGTCTCCCGCAGCTGGGTGCCCCGGACGATGGAGTCGTCCACAAAGAGGAGCTTTTTGCCCTCGATGAGCTCAGGCACCGGGATCTGCTTCATCTTGGCCACCTGCTTGCGGACATCCTGATTGGTGGGCATGAAGGAGCGGGGCCAGGTCGGGGTGTACTTGACGAAGGGGCGGGCAAAGGGCTTGCCGCTGCGGTTGGCAAAGCCGATGGCGTGGGGGACGCCGGAGTCAGGCACCCCGGCCACATAGTCCACCTTGGGCAGCTGGCCCCGGGCCACCTCGTCCCGGGCCATGATCTCCCCGTTGCGGTAGCGCATGACCTCTACATTGATCCCTTCGTAGTTGGAGTTGGGATAGCCGTAGTAGGTCCACAGGAAGCCGCAGATCTTCATCTCCTGGCCGGCGGGGGAGAGGGTCTCGAAGCCGTCAGCGGTGATGCGGACGATCTCACGGGGGCCCAGCTCGTAGGCGTCGTGGTAGTCCAGCTTGTGGTAGGCAAAGGACTCGAAGGAGACACAGCAGCCGCTGTCGTTCTGCCCCACCAGGACCGGCAGACGGCCGAGCCGGTCCCGGGCGGCGATGATCTCACCCTGCTCTGTAAGGAGCAGCAGGGTGAGGGAGCCATCGATCTCCTCCTGGGCGTGCAGGATGCCGGAGACCAGGTCATCCTTCTGGTTGATGAGGGCAGCGGCCAGCTCGGTGGAGTTGACCTTTCCGGAGCTCATGGCCATAAACTGATGGCCGTGGTCGGAAAAATACCGCTGGATCAGCTCCTCGGCGTTGTTGATGATGCCCACCGTGGTGATGGCGTACAGTCCCAGGTGGGACCGTACCAGCAGGGGCTGTGGGTCAGTGTCGCTGATGCAGCCGATGCCGCTGCACCCGTGGAAATCGGACAGATCCTTCTCAAACTTGGTGCGGAAGGGGGTGTTCTCAATGGAGTGGATCTGCCGCTGGAACCCATCTTTGGCGTCATGGATGATCATGCCGCCCCGCCGGGTGCCCAGGTGGGAGTGATAGTCCACTCCAAAGAAGATATCCAGGGTCACATCCTGGTGTGAAACTGCGCCAAAAAAGCCGCCCATGTGGTCCTCCTAAAAAGTTTAGAGTGAAGAGTTGCGCGTGGAGAAAAGGGAAAGAGGAGAACATACTCCCTCGCTCCCCACCCCCCTGTGCCTGCCCAGGGAGATCTATTTCCTGTGTTTGCGGATCAAAAGCCAGGCCAGGGTCCCCGCGCCCAGGATCAGCAGCGCCAGGAGCAGAAGGACTGGCCCCGGAGAGCCGGTCACGATTACGGCAGTGGGACCGTCCGCTGAGCCGATGATCCCCAAGGCTTATTTCCCCATCAGGCGGCGGGCCATCTCCTGGTAAGCGCCCTCCACGTTGCCCAGGTCCCGGCGGAAGCGGTCCTTGTCCAGCTTCTCCCCGGTCTTGGAGTCCCAGAAGCGGCAGGTGTCGGGGCTGATCTCGTCGGCCAGCACGATGGTTCCGTCAGAGGTCTTGCCAAATTCCAGCTTGAAGTCCACCAGGGTGACACCGCACTCGGCCAGGGTCTTCTTCAGGAAGTCGTTGACCTGGAAGGCGTACTTCTTGATGGTGTCGATCTCGTCCCAGGTGGCCAGCTTCAGGGCTACGGCGTGGTAGTCGTTGATGAGGGGATCGTGCAGGTCGTCGTTCTTATAGGAGAACTCGATGGTGGGGGCGTCGAACACGATGCCCTCCTCCACGCCGTAGCGCTTGGCGAAGGAACCAGCGGAGATGTTGCGGATGATGACCTCCAGGGGGACGATGGTCACCTTCTTCACCACGGTCTCCCGCTCGCTCAGCTCCTCCACAAAGTGGGTGGGCACGCCGGCCTTCTCCAGCTGGCCCATCAGGTAGTTGGTCATCTGGTTGTTGATGGCCCCCTTGCCGGTGATGGTGCCCTTTTTCAGACCGTCAAAGGCGGTGGCGTCATCCTTGTAGGACACGATGACCAGACCCGGGTCCTCGGTGGAATAGACCTTCTTGGCCTTGCCCTCATACAGCTGCTCGACTTTCTTCATAGTAGACCGTCCTTTCTTTTTCTCAAAAATCTAGTTGATCGGGAAGCAGAAACCTGCTTGAGATAGGAGTTGAAAAGCGGTGCTGGGGTGCCTAAAATGCGCGCGCAGCGCGCTCCATCACTCCGATTTCCTGTCTGGATCAAAGCTCTGCCTGGAGCTTGGCCTCCTTGGCGGCGATCTGCTCCGCCATCTTCTCCCGGGCGGCGTCCAGCTTGGCGGCCAGCACATCGTCGGAGACGGAAAGGATCTGGGCGGCCAGCACAGCGGCGTTCTTAGCCCCGTTGATGGCCACAGTGGCCACGGGGATGCCGCTGGGCATCTGCACGGTGGCCAGCAGGGCATCCAGGCCGTCCATGGCGCCCCCCTTCATGGGGATACCGATGACGGGCAGGGTGGAGTTCCCGGCGAAGGCCCCCGCCAGGTGGGCGGCCATGCCGGCGGCGCAGATGAGCACGCCGAAGCCGTTGGCCCGGGCACCCCGGGCGAACTCGGCGGCAGCGGCGGGGGTGCGGTGGGCACTGAGGATGTGGGCCTCATAGGGGATGCCGAACTCCTTCAGCTGGGCGCAGGCCCCCTGGACCACCGGCCAGTCAGAATCAGAGCCCATAATGACAGCGACTTTCTTCATAAAAAACTCTCCTTTCAGGATCCCGGCCGGGGGACAGGCGAAAAGGAGCGGCCCGGACCGCTCTCCCCGGGGAAAAGATTCAGGCCGCCCGCCTGGAACGGACAGCCTGGGATCGCTTACCTGTTATTTTTGGGCGCACAAATCCCCCCGCAGGATGCTGTGCTGCCGACAAATGGAAGACAGGCACACAAACATAGGAGGACCTCCTTGCCCAACAATGAATGGACTTTCATTTTATCGAAAAATCCCGATATTTGCAAGGGGGCAGGGCATTTTTGTCAGCTTCCACAAGGAGCGGGAGAAAAAATGACAAGGAAGTCGTCAGGACGGCGGGGGCGGGCTCACAGCAGGCCCGCCGTGACCAGGATGCGCTTGACCTCGTCGGCCCGCCGTGACCAGGCGGCGGCCGCACCGTAGTCCCGGCGGCGCTGATCCACCCAGCCCGGGTCCTCCGCCAGCGCCTGCTGGCACAGATGGAGGAACTCCTCCGGGGAGTGGGCGCCGTAGACCACATCGGGGAAGAGCTCCACCTGTTCCGGCCACAGCATGGATACGATGGGCTTGCCGGTGGAGAGATACTCATAGAGCCGGGGCGGGACCACGTCGTTATAGGGCTGGCTGTCCCGCAGCAGGTCCAGCAGAACCTGGCAGCGGCCCAAATAGTCGGGGACCTCCACCAGCGGGCAGGGGCCGGCCAGCATCACATTGGACAGGCGGGAGAGACGGCGCAGCAGAGGGTTTTCTTCCCGGCGCCCCAGTAGCAGGAAGGTCCAGGCGGGCCGGGCCTGGGCGGCATAGAGGATGGGGGTCAAATCCAGGTCGGCATGGATGGTGCCTGCCCAGCCCAGCAGGGGCCCGGGCAGGTGGTCCAGCTCCCCCCGACGCCCGGCGGAGCCCGCGGCGGCGAAGAGAGGGTAATTCACCCCGTTGGGAAGCAGCGCGATGTTGCCGCTGCACGGGGAGAGGCGGTCGGCCAGCCCTGGGGAAGCGGCAAAGACCACGTCCGCCGCACCAGCCAGACTGCCCTCCCACCGGTCGGGCAGCTCGTCCCACACCTGGTCGCAGTCGTAGACCAGACCGTCGTACTCCAGCGCATCCAGGGCGTGGATATGGACAGGGGAGGTGGTCCACAGAAGGGGACGGCGGAAGCGGTGCCGGGCCAGCTTGTCGGCGAGAAAGCGGATCTGGCGCTGCCGGGAGAGCCGGAACAGCCGGTCGTGGCGCTCATCCACAGGGAGGGCGGGGGGCATGGTATAGACGGTGACGTTGGGGCGGACCTTCCTGCCCGGCTGGCGCCAGCGTTGATCCAACAGTCCGCCGCCGGGGCAGAAGTAGAGGACCTGGGCGTCCTTGAGCCGGGTGATCAGGTGCTGGGTCCGGCCGGGGGTGGGGCTCCAGGGCTCGGTGGAGAGACAGACGACTTGCTTCAAAAGGGAGGACCTCCCGTGTTCTCATGATCTAACAAAAACGGCTTGCCTCGGGCCCGGGAGCAGGGTATAATATCCCTGCCGGCCGGTCGGGCTTTGACCGGTCATATCTCACTTTATTATAGTCCCGGGGCCCCGGCGGGTCAAGGGAAGGAAAGGCAGGAAGTTTTTCCATGTTATCCGTGCTTCAGACATTGGATGGAGGGGCCTTGCTCTGGATCCAGGAGAACCTGCGGGGACTGTTGGACCCCATCGTAGAGGGATATACTACACTGGGCAACACCGGCCTGATGTGGATCGTGCTCTCTCTAGCCATGCTGTGCTGGAAGCCTACCCGGAAAGCGGGGGTGGCGGCCCTGGCGGCCATGGTGCTGGGGCTGCTGTGTACCAACGTGGTCCTCAAGCATGTGGTGGCCCGCCCCCGCCCCTGGCTGGATGTGGCGGGGCTGGTGCCGCTGATCCAGGAGCCGGACCCCAACTCCTTTCCCTCAGGGCATACCTGTGCTGCCTTTGCGGCAGCATCCGCCTGGTGGCGGGCGCTGCCCAGGAGATGGATGAGGTGGACCGGGCTGGTGCTGGCGGTGTGCATGGGCCTGTCCCGCCTGTATGTGGGGGTCCACTACCCCAGCGATGTGATCGCAGGGGCACTGGTAGGCCTGTTCTGCGGCTGGGCGGCCTGGAAGCTGCTGCAGCTGTGGGAGGAGCGGCGGGGATCTAGGCTCCGCTGAATTGCCATAGAGGAGCGCAGAAGCGCCGCCCGGCATCTAAACAGATGCCGGACGGCGCTTTTCTCTTGGGAGTTTATCCCCGCTTTCGCAGCAGGAAGGTGACCAGAAAGATGCCGGCCAGATACAGGGTGATGGAGGCGCCGGCGGAGGAACCGATGTAGTAGGAGGTCATCAGCCCGGCGATCCCGGCGCCCACCGCGAAGAGCAGGGAGCACAGGTGGTATTGGAACATGTTCCGGGAGATGTTCCGTGCCGCGGCGGCGGGGAGGACCAGGAGGGAGTTGATGACCAGCAGGCCCACCCAGGTCATGGACACCGTGACCACCACGGCGATGGCGGCGGAGAACAGGGCCTCCTGCCAGAAGACGCGGACCCCGCGGCTGTCCGCCAGGGCGGGATGGACCGCGGAGAGCATCAGGTGGTTGAAGGACAGACCCCACAGGGCCAGGACCAGCAGCAGGATCAGGGCCAGCAGGCCGATCTTGCCGGGCTCCACCGAGAGGATGTCGCCGATGAGCAGACTGTTGAATTTGGTAAAGGAGCGGCTGCCCAGGGTGGAGATGAAGATGCCCAGTGCCACCGCAGTGGAGGAGAAGACGCCGATGACCGTGTCGCTGGCCAGCCGGGTGCGGCGGCGGACAAAGTTGAAAAGCAGGGCAAAGACCAGGGAGAAGAGGACGGCGGCCCAGGTGGGCTCGGAGAAGCCGCAAAGGGCACCGATGGCCATGCCGGTGAAGGCGGAGTGGCCCAGGGCGTCGGAGAAAAAGGACATCCGGCTGTGGACCACCATGGTGGACAGGATGCCGAACAGAGGGGAGATGACTAGCACCGCCAGCAGGGCGTTTTTCATGAAGTACATGGAACCGGGCTGGGCCCACTCAAAGGGCAGCAGGTCCACCAGTGCGTACCAGAGCTCCATCATGCCTGTCCCCCTTTCCCCACCCGCAGGTGGAAGGTCTCATAAAATTCCGGGGAGGAGAGCACCTCGTCCGGCGGGCCTGACTTGAGCACCCGGCGGTTGAGGAGGATAACCTTGTCGGCGAACTGGCCCAGGGTGGCGAAGTCGTGGGTGGACAGGAAGATGGACAGGTCATAGCTGGTGCGGATCTCATCCAGCATCTCCAGCAGCTGGTGCTCCCCCTCGATATCCACACCGGACAGGGGCTCGTCCAGGATCAAAATATGGGGCAGCGGCTCCAGGGCCATGGCCAGAAGCACCCGCTGGAGCTGGCCGCCGGACAGGCCTCCCATGGGCTTGTCCAGCAGGTCCTCCCCATGGACTCGGGCCAGACAGCGGGCCACCAGCTCCCGGTGGCGCCTGGGCACGGGCAGGCAGACAGGCCAGCGGGTGACGGCGGCGGCGAAGAAGTCCAGTACGCTCACCGGGTCCCCCCGGTCAAAGCTGGGGGACTGGGGCACATAGCCGATGAGGGGGCGGGTCCCCCGGGCGGCGAGGGGAGCGTTGGCCCCGTCGGACAGCCGGACGGCA
This window harbors:
- a CDS encoding formyltetrahydrofolate-dependent, with the protein product MSKRIAVLVSGGGTNLQALIDAQGRGELVNGRISAVISSTPDAFALERAKNAGIPGYVLPRRDFSDSRGYTAALTRLLRETVGADLVVMAGFMTILTEELFQAYPNAVINIHPSLIPSFCGVGCYGLHVHEKALEYGVKISGATVHFVTEECDAGPIILQKAAEVLPGDTPEVLQRRIMEQCEWKLLPQAVSLFCQDRLKVEGRAVRILDCL
- a CDS encoding 5-aminoimidazole-4-carboxamide ribonucleotide produces the protein MTELELKYGCNPNQKPARIFMEEGDLPLKVLNGRPGYINFMDALNSWQLVKALKKATGLPAAASFKHVSPAGAALGLPLSDVERRIYFAPEGELSPIACAYIRARGADRLCSFGDWAALSDVCDGDTARFLAAEVSDGVIAPGYTDEALDILKAKRKGGYNVVEIDPNYEPAPIERRNIFGITFEQGYNSLDISEEMLQNIVTENKDLPQQAKHDMLLSLITLKYTQSNSVCYVKDGMTIGVGAGQQSRIHCTRLAGSKADIWWLRQHPKVLGLQFVDNIRRPDRDNAIDLYISDEYEDVLAEGVWQNTFQVKPEVLTAEEKAAWIAQMSGVTVGSDAFFPFGDNVERAQKSGVQYIAQPGGSIRDDQVIATANKYGMVMAFTGIRLFHH
- a CDS encoding IMP cyclohydrolase; its protein translation is MKILDINELLQAHPYPGRGIVLGRSADGQKAVIIYFIMGRSGNSRNRVFEATGDGIRTRAYDESKMVDPSLIIYHPVRRVGEVTVVTNGDQTDTIRDSLLAGKSYIDALRTRCYEPDGPNYTPRISGVVDQDGSFCLSILKSADGDPACSHRYFYEYDAPLAGEGRFIHTYQENAEPLPSFEGEPRRVSVSAPDAETLASQVWASLNEDNKVSLFVQYIHLATGERETVILNKHGEQAHAASKVPN
- a CDS encoding amidophosphoribosyltransferase; the protein is MGGFFGAVSHQDVTLDIFFGVDYHSHLGTRRGGMIIHDAKDGFQRQIHSIENTPFRTKFEKDLSDFHGCSGIGCISDTDPQPLLVRSHLGLYAITTVGIINNAEELIQRYFSDHGHQFMAMSSGKVNSTELAAALINQKDDLVSGILHAQEEIDGSLTLLLLTEQGEIIAARDRLGRLPVLVGQNDSGCCVSFESFAYHKLDYHDAYELGPREIVRITADGFETLSPAGQEMKICGFLWTYYGYPNSNYEGINVEVMRYRNGEIMARDEVARGQLPKVDYVAGVPDSGVPHAIGFANRSGKPFARPFVKYTPTWPRSFMPTNQDVRKQVAKMKQIPVPELIEGKKLLFVDDSIVRGTQLRETVEFLYESGAEEVHMRSACPPIMHSCKYLNFSRGNSDMDLLARRTIQELEGDEGQQHLEEYADVHTERGQCMLKAICEKLGFDSLGYQSLEGLLESIGLDRDKVCTYCWNGRE
- a CDS encoding acriflavin resistance protein gives rise to the protein MSAKTILASGFLLLGGALLLLVSSLDYSDFYSLFGLLFTLAGAVPLLIHLGSRYLTWYHKSPPSSTNEDNKEDPHENS
- a CDS encoding phosphoribosylamine--glycine ligase — translated: MKALVVGGGGREHAICWKLAQSPKVTELYCAPGNGGIAQVAQCVPIKATDVEAMVAWAKEHAMDFVMVAPDDPLALGMVDALEAAGIPAFGPRANAAVIEASKAFSKELMKKYHIPTAKYETFTDMDGALAYVRAQGAPIVVKADGLALGKGVVVAATVEEAEEAVRSMMQDHKFGASGSTVVIEECMVGPEVTVLAFCDGEHLVPMLSSQDHKRAYDGNQGPNTGGMGAFCPSPKYTPEIAERCMKEIFLPTVAAMKAEGRPFKGVIYFGLMLTQDGPKVVEYNARFGDPETQPLLSMLDTDLMDIFQACVDGTLDQMDIRWKPGASCCIVLASGGYPVKYQSGYPISGLEAAGKLATVFHAGTKLGEDGTVLTAGGRVLGVTAVGGDLEEAIKKAYAACKPISFQDMHFRTDIGKV
- a CDS encoding phosphoribosylformylglycinamidine cyclo-ligase, with the protein product MKNSHSESYAAAGVDVTAGYEAVERIKPMVESTYIPGVMGTLGGFGGMFAPDLTGMKKPVLVSGTDGVGTKLKLAFLMDKHDTVGIDCVAMCVNDIICGGAAPLFFLDYIACGKNYPERIADIVSGITEGCRQAECALVGGETAEMPGFYPEEEYDLAGFSVGLVDEEKIIDGRRLSEADVLIGLASSGVHSNGFSLVRKVFDVEHADLKTPREDLGGKSLGEALLAPTRIYVRSVKALLRAGVDIHAVSHITGGGFYENVPRMMTQGLTAQIDLSTFPRLPIFDLIQKTGDIPERDMYNTYNMGIGMILALPAEQAEQALSVLKGAGETAYQIGRVIPGEAGVELV